A single region of the Apium graveolens cultivar Ventura unplaced genomic scaffold, ASM990537v1 ctg1240, whole genome shotgun sequence genome encodes:
- the LOC141699740 gene encoding protein FAR1-RELATED SEQUENCE 5-like has product MNVIDNIHGGNDKTGFNDQHVRNEIRDVRKKMFDISDAQAGLDLLHRLNEESGSKYFIRTEVDEENRLKCLVWIDLRCLMAYQNFGDVVAFDTTYRTNRYAIQFVPFTGVT; this is encoded by the coding sequence ATGAATGTGATTGATAACATTCATGGAGGTAATGATAAAACTGGTTTCAATGACCAACATGTGAGGAATGAGATAAGAGACGTGAGGAAGAAAATGTTTGATATTAGTGATGCCCAAGCGGGGTTGGACTTGTTGCATAGGTTGAATGAAGAAAGTggttctaaatattttattaggaCCGAAGTTGATGAAGAGAATCGTTTGAAGTGTCTAGTATGGATTGATCTGAGATGTTTAATGGCCTACCAAAATTTTGGCGATGTTGTGGCTTTTGATACCACTTATCGGACAAATAGATATGCAATACAATTTGTCCCATTTAccggt